One Meiothermus sp. QL-1 DNA segment encodes these proteins:
- a CDS encoding peptide ABC transporter substrate-binding protein, whose translation MGRLSKILALGLTLATGAALAGPADNSLVIGASQEPRVLGGDFLNVISNQSIKVEIENYLFAPLIVQNLRAENEAVLATEVPTLANRRIRVTDVGGGKRRLEIDITLKPNLRWSDGAPLTTDDFAFYFEVGKAKGMPVTNPDYWERVNLRVRDRQNMTVIFEPAYYYDTYGSPIGYAPAHIMRPEWEKVKAAAAPLNPDRDAQRLNELYRNFFQQFSSNQAINAGRMVYSGPFRVQRWIPNSTIELVRNPNFTAIVPQGGADKYVQRVVYRIIQNTNSLLVAILGGGIDATSTVGITADQARSRQLVSRAPGRFEIWAVPGAIWEHIDINKFTNVQRVRDLTLDDKRTRQALLHAINREAWVQAFFDGTEPVAHTWVSPTNPLFNPNVRRYEYNPARARELLAQVGWRPGPDGILQRTVDGRTVRFELDWVTTAGNTVRERTQQLFIEQWRQVGIAVRAANAPSAVVFADDFIQRGEEGKWLFFMFAWVSSLAEDGSLFQYRNLNTGAIQVPSRENNYAGQNIGNWRNEEFDRLTSQAVIEFDEARRKQLFARAQEIWAEELPALPLRFRSNYLVVRSGLVNYVASTYSGGNGYPGWNAWEIGWASRGAVKRHDQAQAGGIAIK comes from the coding sequence ATGGGTCGTCTAAGCAAAATTCTTGCACTGGGTCTAACCCTAGCCACAGGGGCTGCGCTGGCCGGGCCTGCCGACAACAGCCTGGTCATCGGCGCGTCCCAGGAGCCGCGGGTGCTGGGGGGTGACTTCCTCAACGTGATCTCCAACCAGTCCATCAAGGTGGAGATCGAAAACTACCTCTTCGCGCCCCTGATCGTGCAAAACCTGCGGGCCGAAAACGAGGCAGTGCTCGCCACCGAGGTGCCCACCCTGGCGAACCGCCGCATCCGGGTAACCGATGTCGGCGGCGGCAAGCGCCGGCTGGAGATCGACATCACCCTGAAGCCCAACCTGCGCTGGTCGGACGGGGCTCCCCTCACCACCGACGACTTCGCCTTCTACTTCGAGGTGGGCAAGGCCAAGGGGATGCCCGTGACCAACCCCGACTACTGGGAGCGGGTCAACCTCAGGGTGCGCGACCGGCAGAACATGACGGTGATCTTTGAGCCGGCCTACTACTACGACACCTACGGCTCGCCCATCGGCTACGCGCCGGCCCACATCATGCGCCCCGAGTGGGAGAAGGTCAAGGCTGCGGCCGCTCCCCTGAACCCTGATCGCGATGCCCAGCGGCTGAACGAGCTCTACCGCAACTTCTTCCAGCAGTTCAGCTCCAACCAGGCCATCAACGCCGGGCGGATGGTCTACTCGGGTCCCTTCCGGGTGCAGCGCTGGATCCCCAACAGCACCATCGAGCTGGTGCGCAACCCCAACTTCACCGCCATCGTTCCCCAAGGTGGGGCCGACAAGTACGTCCAGCGGGTGGTCTACCGCATTATCCAGAACACCAACTCGCTCCTGGTGGCCATCCTAGGCGGGGGTATTGACGCCACCTCCACGGTGGGCATCACCGCCGACCAGGCCAGAAGCCGCCAGCTCGTGAGCCGGGCCCCAGGGCGCTTCGAGATTTGGGCGGTGCCGGGGGCCATCTGGGAGCACATCGACATCAACAAGTTCACCAACGTTCAGCGCGTGCGGGACCTCACCCTGGACGACAAGCGCACCCGCCAGGCCCTGCTGCACGCCATCAACCGCGAAGCCTGGGTACAGGCCTTCTTCGACGGCACCGAGCCCGTGGCCCACACCTGGGTCTCCCCCACCAACCCCCTCTTCAACCCCAACGTGCGCCGGTACGAGTACAACCCGGCCCGGGCCCGCGAGCTGCTGGCCCAGGTGGGCTGGCGTCCCGGTCCCGACGGCATCCTGCAGCGCACCGTGGACGGACGCACTGTGCGCTTCGAGCTGGACTGGGTGACCACCGCGGGCAATACCGTGCGCGAGCGCACCCAGCAGCTCTTCATCGAGCAGTGGCGCCAGGTGGGCATTGCGGTCCGGGCGGCCAACGCCCCCAGCGCCGTGGTCTTTGCCGACGACTTCATCCAGCGGGGTGAGGAGGGCAAGTGGCTCTTCTTCATGTTCGCCTGGGTGAGCAGCCTGGCCGAGGACGGCAGCCTCTTCCAGTACAGGAACCTCAACACCGGCGCCATCCAGGTACCCAGCCGGGAGAACAACTACGCCGGTCAGAACATCGGCAACTGGCGCAACGAGGAGTTTGACCGGCTCACCAGCCAGGCCGTGATCGAGTTCGACGAGGCCCGCCGCAAGCAGCTCTTTGCCCGGGCCCAGGAGATCTGGGCCGAGGAGCTGCCCGCCCTGCCTTTGCGCTTCCGCTCCAACTACCTGGTGGTGCGCAGCGGGCTGGTGAACTACGTGGCCTCGACCTACTCCGGCGGAAACGGCTACCCGGGCTGGAACGCCTGGGAGATCGGCTGGGCCAGCCGGGGAGCGGTCAAGCGGCACGACCAGGCCCAGGCCGGTGGGATCGCCATCAAGTAG
- a CDS encoding G8 domain-containing protein: MLRLLGLGLLLVLVACQRGATLPPNSGYWSDARFWASLGLEKPRAGQEVVIPAGSRVILDEDPPPLGGITVLGELEFARKDLSLRVGYLMVHGPGVLRIGSEAQPFTHRATITLTGVPSEADVHLGMGTKFLGAMMGGRLEIIGEDRVPWTRLAETAPAGSTQIRLAQPVDWRVGEQIVIASTALDPHQAEVRTIRAVDGTLVTLDAPLTYAHFGQLQSFEGRVLDERAEVGLLSRNIVIQGDENWMGGFGGHVMVMGSHPDRRETNPALRSQARIRGVEFRRLGQFNRIARYPFHWHYNGDSRGDYLENSSFHSNFQRGIVVHGTDNVRVRNNVLYSTVGHSIVTEDGSEQGNRFEGNLVVLTRAFPYLPDNDLQEAQNDHKAASFWIKGPSNAFVGNVAAGGEFTAFWFDNVGAVDPQRFEFRDNTVHSYLLGKAIGAPGNVGDLGAIWITGDRAAPRFHGPFVLERLTIYKTRAALWANPAGDPGGEVWLEVRDSVLADNSVATGSHGLRDSLVVGRSANPDAEGEVGRFGVQEYGGATLLRNVTFVNFPPGTSALATRNCFREGPSMEVEGIRLVNAQFVLCSGNSDLAIVDRDGSLGGQPSTLVSAAYGARAMYTQACTLHASANARVCPGVWNYLNLFLETDRFYRSYSGMAPDLVRTDGVRQNGSDVTNPPFYWTLIEGQTYTLDTDLAQWQYLRLRLYPKHKNHDGSPRGAVVVLPTSLQAFAVYRCALEGQRPGRQCEGKTLLQPLGSRLELEASVQPAYFYDQAGRIYLKLLANTNSSLLVER; encoded by the coding sequence GTGTTGCGCTTGCTTGGCCTGGGCCTCCTTTTGGTGCTGGTGGCCTGCCAGCGCGGTGCCACCTTGCCGCCCAACAGCGGGTACTGGTCCGATGCCCGCTTCTGGGCCAGTTTGGGCCTGGAGAAACCGAGGGCAGGCCAGGAGGTGGTCATTCCAGCCGGCAGCAGGGTGATTCTGGACGAGGACCCCCCACCCCTTGGAGGAATCACCGTTTTGGGGGAACTCGAGTTCGCTCGCAAAGACTTGAGCCTGCGCGTGGGCTACCTGATGGTGCACGGCCCTGGAGTGCTTCGGATTGGCTCCGAGGCGCAGCCCTTCACCCATCGGGCCACCATCACGCTGACGGGAGTCCCCAGCGAGGCGGATGTGCACTTGGGCATGGGCACCAAGTTTCTGGGGGCCATGATGGGTGGGCGGCTCGAGATTATCGGGGAAGACCGGGTCCCCTGGACCCGGCTGGCCGAGACCGCCCCAGCGGGCAGCACCCAGATTCGCCTCGCCCAGCCGGTGGACTGGCGGGTGGGGGAGCAGATTGTGATCGCCTCGACTGCCTTAGACCCTCACCAGGCCGAGGTGCGCACCATCCGCGCGGTGGACGGCACCCTGGTCACGCTGGATGCACCGCTGACCTACGCACACTTTGGTCAGCTTCAGAGCTTCGAGGGGCGGGTGCTGGACGAGCGGGCTGAGGTGGGCCTGCTTTCGCGCAACATCGTGATTCAGGGGGACGAGAACTGGATGGGAGGGTTTGGCGGGCACGTGATGGTGATGGGCTCCCACCCCGACCGGCGCGAGACCAACCCCGCCCTGCGCAGCCAGGCCCGCATTCGGGGCGTGGAGTTCCGCCGGCTGGGCCAGTTCAACCGTATCGCCCGCTACCCCTTCCACTGGCACTACAACGGGGACTCGAGGGGCGACTACCTGGAGAACTCCAGCTTCCACAGCAACTTCCAGCGAGGCATTGTGGTGCACGGCACCGATAACGTGCGGGTCAGGAACAACGTTCTTTATAGCACCGTGGGCCACAGCATCGTGACCGAGGACGGCAGCGAGCAGGGCAACCGTTTTGAGGGCAATCTGGTGGTGCTCACCCGGGCTTTCCCCTACCTCCCCGACAACGATTTGCAAGAAGCGCAGAACGACCATAAGGCCGCCTCGTTTTGGATTAAGGGGCCTTCCAACGCCTTTGTGGGCAATGTGGCAGCTGGGGGCGAGTTCACCGCCTTCTGGTTCGACAACGTGGGGGCCGTGGACCCCCAGCGCTTTGAGTTCCGCGACAACACGGTGCACTCCTACCTGCTGGGCAAGGCCATTGGCGCCCCGGGCAACGTGGGCGATTTGGGGGCCATCTGGATTACGGGCGACCGGGCGGCTCCTCGCTTTCACGGGCCCTTCGTGCTGGAGCGGCTTACCATCTACAAGACCCGTGCGGCCCTCTGGGCCAACCCGGCAGGCGACCCGGGGGGGGAGGTCTGGCTCGAGGTGCGCGACTCTGTGCTGGCCGATAACAGCGTGGCCACGGGGAGCCACGGCCTGCGCGACTCGCTGGTTGTCGGGAGGAGCGCCAACCCGGATGCCGAGGGGGAGGTCGGGCGGTTTGGGGTGCAGGAGTACGGGGGGGCCACGCTGCTTCGGAATGTGACCTTCGTCAACTTCCCTCCGGGCACCAGCGCCCTGGCCACCCGCAACTGCTTCCGTGAAGGCCCCAGCATGGAGGTAGAGGGAATTCGCCTGGTCAACGCGCAGTTTGTCTTGTGCAGCGGCAACAGCGACCTGGCCATTGTAGACCGCGACGGCAGCCTGGGCGGCCAGCCGAGCACCCTGGTGTCGGCGGCCTACGGCGCCCGGGCCATGTATACCCAGGCCTGCACCCTGCACGCCTCGGCCAACGCCCGGGTCTGCCCGGGGGTTTGGAACTACCTCAACCTGTTTTTGGAGACCGACCGCTTTTACCGCAGTTACAGCGGGATGGCCCCTGACCTGGTGCGGACCGACGGGGTGCGCCAGAATGGCAGCGACGTAACCAACCCGCCTTTTTACTGGACCCTCATCGAGGGGCAGACCTATACCTTGGACACCGACCTGGCCCAGTGGCAGTACCTCCGGCTGCGGTTGTATCCCAAGCACAAGAACCACGACGGCAGCCCTCGAGGGGCGGTGGTGGTCCTGCCCACCAGCCTTCAGGCCTTTGCGGTGTACCGCTGCGCTTTGGAGGGGCAGCGTCCTGGAAGGCAGTGCGAGGGCAAGACCCTGCTCCAACCCCTAGGGAGCCGGCTCGAGCTGGAGGCCTCCGTTCAGCCGGCCTACTTCTACGATCAAGCGGGGCGCATCTACCTCAAACTCCTGGCCAACACCAATAGCTCGCTGCTGGTGGAGCGCTAA
- the erpA gene encoding iron-sulfur cluster insertion protein ErpA, with product MAVVQEAVISITPLAAERAKEILARYNKPHAAIRVFVKSGGCSGYQYGMAVDERELEGDTTVEMHGVRLVVDRMSLPLLKGSQVDWVENLMGGGFSVNNPNATSSCGCGHSFRTDGRSPEGGGCGG from the coding sequence ATAGCTGTGGTGCAGGAAGCGGTAATCTCCATCACCCCGCTGGCCGCCGAGCGGGCCAAGGAGATTTTGGCGCGGTACAACAAACCCCACGCGGCCATTCGGGTCTTCGTGAAGTCGGGGGGCTGCAGCGGCTACCAGTACGGCATGGCCGTGGATGAGCGGGAGCTGGAAGGCGACACCACCGTGGAGATGCACGGGGTACGGCTGGTGGTGGACCGGATGTCCCTTCCCCTGCTCAAGGGCTCGCAGGTGGACTGGGTGGAGAACCTGATGGGCGGGGGCTTCAGCGTAAACAACCCCAACGCCACCTCCTCTTGCGGCTGCGGCCACTCCTTCCGCACCGACGGTAGAAGCCCTGAGGGGGGCGGCTGCGGCGGCTAG
- a CDS encoding Xaa-Pro peptidase family protein has product MDIAKAQQALREARLPGWLLYSFQGSNPLALEALGLEGQALSRRLAYLIPAQGEPVLIVHAIEQGYFAHLPGRRVVFSRWEQFVEALRTHVAPLGRVAMEYHPGGGIPYLSRVDGGTLELLRGMGLEVVSSAELWLQFQAWRGADLAAHHQAVAGIEEALARAMAFVRSRLDAPPSELEVQAEIVKVFEARGLVFDHPPMVAFGPNAANPHHRTGADRLAPGQVMLVDLWCRVPGGPYADVTWAAGWAVPEAVHRAFQAVRAARDAALAHCRQAYAEGRYPRGFELDRVARGVLEAAGWGEHILHRTGHHLGFATPHGNGTHLDDLETHDTRPLIPGLAFTIEPGVYPGPFGLRSEINVYLHPEGPEVTTPVQEEIELL; this is encoded by the coding sequence ATGGATATCGCCAAGGCCCAGCAAGCGTTGAGGGAGGCTCGGCTGCCAGGTTGGCTGCTCTACAGCTTCCAGGGCAGCAACCCGCTGGCCCTGGAGGCGCTGGGGTTGGAGGGGCAGGCCCTGAGCCGGCGGCTGGCCTACCTGATTCCTGCCCAGGGGGAGCCGGTGCTGATCGTGCACGCCATTGAGCAGGGCTACTTCGCCCATCTGCCCGGTCGGCGGGTGGTGTTTTCGCGCTGGGAGCAGTTTGTGGAGGCCCTAAGGACCCACGTGGCCCCGCTTGGGCGGGTGGCGATGGAGTACCACCCCGGGGGGGGAATCCCCTACCTATCGCGGGTGGATGGGGGGACGCTCGAGCTTTTGCGGGGGATGGGGCTGGAGGTGGTCTCCTCGGCGGAGCTCTGGCTGCAGTTCCAGGCCTGGCGGGGGGCCGACTTGGCCGCCCACCACCAGGCTGTGGCAGGGATTGAGGAGGCCTTGGCCCGCGCGATGGCCTTTGTGCGGTCCCGCCTGGATGCCCCGCCCAGCGAACTGGAGGTGCAGGCCGAGATTGTGAAGGTGTTTGAGGCCCGGGGGCTGGTCTTCGACCATCCGCCCATGGTGGCCTTCGGACCCAACGCGGCCAACCCCCACCACAGGACGGGGGCCGACCGCTTGGCGCCGGGCCAGGTGATGCTGGTGGACCTGTGGTGCAGGGTGCCCGGCGGGCCCTATGCCGATGTGACCTGGGCGGCGGGCTGGGCGGTGCCGGAGGCGGTGCACCGGGCCTTCCAGGCGGTGCGGGCTGCGCGGGACGCGGCTTTGGCCCACTGCCGCCAAGCCTACGCCGAAGGCCGATACCCCAGGGGTTTTGAGCTGGACCGGGTGGCCCGGGGCGTTCTCGAGGCCGCAGGCTGGGGAGAGCATATCCTGCACCGCACCGGCCACCACCTGGGCTTCGCCACCCCCCACGGCAACGGCACCCACCTGGACGACCTGGAGACCCACGACACCCGGCCCCTCATCCCGGGCCTGGCCTTCACCATTGAACCCGGGGTGTACCCGGGGCCCTTTGGCCTGCGCAGCGAGATCAACGTCTACCTGCACCCTGAAGGCCCCGAGGTGACCACGCCGGTGCAGGAAGAAATCGAGCTCCTCTAG
- a CDS encoding DUF4388 domain-containing protein, whose protein sequence is MEGTFDLLGPTEILQLLAQARQTGTFRVPGGEVYLERGQPVHAQYRGKVGREGLFQILSLKEGRFRYLPGERAPQTSLEGSLESYLLEALRFLEAQIELGPFDQLEAVAQQPTSTILSPEELELLQHLRKPVSLFDLLAQTGLPNTLVQPRLNRLARLGLVRITPRAPRPARLAVGLMEGSTRARVDTQLLQAWRSYYGPFTQLEVQSKQRTLRLPAEARPNLGPRLLLSTDALVFYDLQVGQEVLAWPAL, encoded by the coding sequence GTGGAGGGAACCTTCGATCTGCTGGGACCCACCGAGATCCTGCAGCTCCTGGCCCAGGCCCGCCAGACCGGGACCTTCCGGGTGCCCGGGGGCGAGGTTTACCTAGAGCGGGGGCAGCCGGTGCACGCCCAGTACCGGGGCAAGGTGGGGCGCGAGGGTTTGTTCCAGATCCTCTCCCTCAAGGAAGGCCGTTTCCGCTACCTGCCCGGTGAGCGGGCCCCGCAGACCAGCTTGGAAGGGTCCCTTGAGAGCTATCTGCTCGAGGCCCTTCGCTTCCTGGAAGCGCAGATCGAGCTGGGCCCCTTCGACCAGCTCGAGGCCGTTGCCCAGCAGCCCACCTCGACCATTCTCTCCCCCGAGGAGCTCGAGCTGCTGCAGCACCTGCGCAAACCCGTCAGCCTCTTCGACCTGCTGGCCCAAACCGGCCTGCCCAACACCCTGGTTCAACCCCGCCTCAACCGACTGGCCCGGCTGGGGCTGGTGCGCATCACCCCCCGCGCCCCTCGTCCAGCCCGCCTGGCGGTGGGGCTCATGGAGGGCTCGACGCGCGCACGCGTGGACACCCAGCTTCTGCAAGCTTGGCGCAGCTACTACGGCCCTTTCACCCAGCTCGAGGTGCAAAGCAAGCAGCGCACCCTTCGCCTGCCGGCAGAAGCCAGGCCCAACCTGGGCCCCAGGCTCCTGCTCTCCACCGATGCTCTGGTGTTCTACGACCTTCAAGTGGGCCAGGAGGTGCTGGCCTGGCCCGCCCTGTAA
- the fabF gene encoding beta-ketoacyl-ACP synthase II, producing the protein MRRVVVTGIGPVAPNGIGAEAFHKAQLEGKSGIRRITQFDASNYPVQIAGEVDVNPEEYIERRELRRLDRFTQLALIAGQLALEDAGLELSREDPTRIGTLVGTGIGGMITWQEQSRVLFEKGGTRLSPFFIPMMIANMASAQLAMKYGLMGPSSTVVTACATGSDAIGNAFRVIQLGEADVMLTGGTEASVAEMAIGSFGVMRALSTRNHEPEKASRPFSKSRDGFVLAEGAAVLVLEEYERARARGAKIYAEVVGFGRSCDAHHITEPHPEGKGAALAMRAALKDAKVAPEQVGYINAHGTSTPIGDRAETLAIKQVFGPHAYKLAVSSTKSMIGHLLGAAGAIEAIATVQALASGILPPTINLDDPDPELDLDYIPHTPREQKVEYALSNSFAFGGMNATLLFRRI; encoded by the coding sequence ATGCGTCGCGTGGTCGTTACGGGCATTGGTCCGGTAGCCCCAAACGGCATCGGGGCCGAGGCCTTTCACAAAGCCCAGCTCGAGGGCAAGTCGGGCATCCGGCGTATCACCCAGTTCGACGCCTCCAACTACCCCGTGCAGATCGCCGGGGAGGTGGACGTCAACCCCGAGGAGTACATCGAGAGACGCGAACTCAGAAGACTCGACCGCTTCACCCAGCTCGCCCTGATTGCCGGGCAGCTTGCGCTGGAGGACGCTGGGCTCGAGCTAAGCAGGGAAGACCCCACCCGCATCGGCACCCTAGTGGGCACCGGCATCGGCGGCATGATCACCTGGCAGGAGCAAAGCCGCGTCCTCTTCGAAAAAGGGGGCACCCGCCTCTCCCCCTTTTTCATCCCCATGATGATCGCCAACATGGCCTCAGCCCAGCTCGCCATGAAGTACGGCCTGATGGGGCCCTCCTCCACCGTGGTCACCGCCTGCGCCACCGGCTCCGACGCCATTGGCAACGCCTTCCGGGTCATCCAGCTCGGCGAGGCCGACGTCATGCTCACAGGGGGCACCGAGGCCTCGGTGGCCGAAATGGCCATCGGGAGCTTCGGGGTCATGCGGGCCCTCTCCACCCGCAACCACGAGCCCGAAAAGGCCAGCCGCCCTTTTAGCAAGAGCCGCGATGGCTTTGTGCTGGCCGAGGGAGCTGCGGTGCTGGTGCTGGAAGAGTATGAGCGGGCCAGGGCCCGGGGGGCCAAAATCTACGCCGAGGTGGTGGGGTTCGGCCGAAGCTGCGACGCCCACCACATCACCGAACCCCACCCCGAGGGCAAGGGCGCTGCGCTGGCCATGCGGGCTGCGCTCAAGGACGCCAAGGTGGCCCCCGAACAGGTGGGCTACATCAACGCCCACGGCACCTCCACCCCCATTGGCGATAGGGCCGAGACCCTGGCCATCAAGCAGGTCTTTGGCCCGCACGCCTACAAGCTCGCCGTCTCCTCTACCAAGAGCATGATCGGCCACCTTCTGGGCGCGGCTGGGGCCATCGAGGCGATAGCCACCGTGCAGGCGCTGGCCTCGGGCATCCTGCCCCCCACCATCAACCTCGACGACCCCGACCCCGAGCTCGACCTGGACTACATCCCCCACACCCCCCGCGAGCAGAAGGTGGAGTACGCCCTCTCCAACTCCTTCGCCTTCGGGGGTATGAACGCCACCCTGCTCTTCCGCCGCATCTGA
- a CDS encoding HD-GYP domain-containing protein, which yields MGKPVALPPPRVGYYILGLFLSCAAIQTALLNIENPRAGSYTLWDLAVWAVLILISKRTSVKLPLSARVSHTFIVALAAVVYFPPWLAPLLVFLSSFDKNFGKVGYPWYKDLFNRVQAALSTGVAALVWSQVQLSSSLPPHLTDLVGIGAASLAYFLVNMSAVTYVIHLSSGLSLRKVWFENFSWLRTSYLLQAPIGLLLAEAYRTPLILGWGGFTVLLIMLLLYFSRYYWDEKVRLEESFNGTIELMVAALDAKDPFTRQHAERVAAITESLAKKLGFDEEEVKRIAYAARLHDIGKVAIPDAVLLKPGRLSPEEFKLIQSHPQKGLEVLRPLVPRLPRAVQEVILHHHERWDGTGYPMGKRGEEIPLWARIVALADAYEAMTAGRPYSPAKSPEAALNEIIMLAGRQFDPKLVRVFQQAWLEDPIWKDREVFLRRSTLPVQLPALPLPSPSAPASATWPASNSTTPGRS from the coding sequence GTGGGGAAACCGGTCGCCCTCCCACCACCCAGGGTAGGCTACTATATCCTGGGCCTTTTCCTGAGCTGCGCCGCTATTCAAACTGCTCTTCTAAACATCGAGAACCCCAGGGCGGGGAGCTACACCCTTTGGGACCTAGCTGTTTGGGCGGTTCTAATCCTTATCTCCAAGCGCACGAGCGTAAAACTTCCCCTGAGTGCCAGGGTTTCGCACACTTTTATAGTCGCGCTAGCGGCCGTCGTCTACTTTCCCCCCTGGCTTGCTCCCCTGCTGGTCTTCCTCTCCAGTTTCGACAAAAACTTCGGTAAGGTAGGCTACCCCTGGTACAAGGACCTCTTCAACCGGGTCCAGGCCGCCCTGTCCACCGGCGTTGCGGCGCTGGTCTGGTCGCAGGTCCAGTTGTCCAGCAGCCTCCCCCCTCACCTCACCGACCTCGTAGGAATCGGGGCCGCTTCCCTGGCCTACTTCCTGGTGAACATGTCGGCCGTCACCTATGTGATTCACCTTTCCAGCGGGCTCAGCCTGCGAAAGGTCTGGTTCGAAAACTTTAGCTGGCTTCGGACCAGCTACCTGCTCCAGGCCCCCATCGGCCTGTTGCTGGCCGAGGCCTACCGGACGCCCCTCATACTGGGGTGGGGCGGGTTCACGGTGCTCCTCATCATGCTCCTCCTGTACTTCTCCCGCTACTACTGGGACGAAAAGGTCAGGCTGGAGGAGTCCTTCAACGGCACCATCGAGCTCATGGTGGCTGCCCTGGACGCCAAAGACCCCTTCACCCGCCAGCACGCCGAGCGGGTGGCCGCCATCACCGAGAGCCTGGCCAAGAAGCTGGGCTTCGACGAAGAGGAGGTCAAGCGCATCGCCTATGCCGCCCGCCTGCACGACATCGGCAAGGTGGCGATCCCCGATGCGGTGCTGCTCAAGCCCGGCCGGCTCAGCCCCGAGGAGTTCAAGCTCATCCAAAGCCACCCGCAAAAGGGCCTCGAGGTGCTAAGGCCCCTGGTGCCCCGGCTGCCTAGGGCGGTGCAGGAGGTTATTTTGCACCACCACGAACGCTGGGATGGCACCGGCTACCCCATGGGCAAGCGGGGTGAGGAGATTCCGCTTTGGGCCCGCATCGTGGCCCTGGCCGACGCCTACGAGGCCATGACCGCCGGGCGCCCCTACAGCCCGGCCAAATCCCCCGAGGCAGCGCTGAACGAGATTATCATGTTGGCAGGTCGGCAGTTCGACCCCAAACTGGTGCGGGTCTTCCAGCAAGCCTGGCTCGAGGACCCCATCTGGAAGGACCGGGAGGTGTTCCTACGACGCTCTACCTTGCCAGTGCAGTTGCCGGCATTGCCCTTGCCCTCGCCTTCGGCGCCCGCCTCCGCCACCTGGCCCGCATCGAACTCCACCACGCCTGGGCGTTCGTAG
- a CDS encoding RluA family pseudouridine synthase yields the protein MVRFFASGVRLDQALAHEAQISRAKAQEWIAAGRVRVNGQVVTRAAFKLKGELVEADPPPPTPLLVAPEDFPLEVFYEDEDLLVLNKPAGMITHPAPGIYSGTLVNALLARWGLSAESAERPEFVRPGIVHRLDKETSGVMVVARHEAAHRRLAEAFAGRKVYKRYLALTVGVPREGLLSAPIGRHPVDRTRMHVGGIAARPAQSEFEVLAVAKGHALVSAILHTGRTHQIRVHLKHLQAPILGDALYGKPSPLIPRQALHAYELRFQHPRTGKYLHFTAPVPPDMLQAWAALGGSWP from the coding sequence ATGGTGCGCTTCTTTGCAAGCGGTGTGCGCCTCGACCAGGCCCTGGCCCACGAGGCCCAGATCTCGCGGGCCAAGGCCCAGGAATGGATCGCCGCCGGCCGGGTGCGGGTCAACGGCCAGGTGGTCACCCGGGCCGCCTTCAAGCTCAAAGGCGAGCTGGTCGAGGCCGACCCACCCCCGCCCACCCCCCTCTTGGTGGCCCCGGAAGACTTTCCGCTCGAGGTTTTCTACGAGGACGAGGACCTGCTCGTGCTCAACAAGCCCGCTGGGATGATCACCCACCCAGCCCCCGGGATTTACTCGGGCACCCTGGTCAACGCCCTGCTGGCCCGCTGGGGGCTCTCTGCCGAGAGCGCCGAGCGGCCCGAGTTCGTCCGCCCTGGCATCGTGCACCGGCTCGACAAGGAGACCAGCGGGGTGATGGTGGTGGCCCGGCACGAGGCCGCCCATCGCCGGCTGGCCGAGGCTTTCGCCGGGCGGAAGGTGTACAAGCGCTACCTGGCCCTCACGGTAGGGGTGCCCAGGGAGGGGCTGCTCTCCGCCCCCATCGGCCGCCACCCGGTGGACCGCACGCGCATGCATGTGGGCGGGATAGCCGCCCGCCCCGCGCAAAGCGAGTTCGAGGTGCTCGCGGTGGCCAAGGGCCACGCCCTGGTCTCGGCCATCCTGCACACCGGGCGCACCCACCAGATCCGGGTGCACCTGAAGCACCTGCAGGCCCCCATCCTGGGGGACGCGCTTTACGGCAAGCCCTCGCCCCTCATCCCCCGGCAGGCCCTGCACGCCTACGAGCTGCGCTTCCAGCACCCCCGCACGGGCAAGTACCTGCACTTCACCGCTCCGGTACCCCCCGATATGCTCCAGGCCTGGGCAGCCCTGGGGGGAAGCTGGCCCTAG
- a CDS encoding DUF5317 domain-containing protein: MGTARGLFPPELAGPLAKALVVGLVGFGLWHNRHLWGLWPAALGLASNALVIFANGGHMPVDPVALHEAGLEARIPKLESRYDAVHTLMDGSSRLGFLADTIPVRLLGYANVISPGDVLLMLGIALTILGGALQARAKGL, translated from the coding sequence TTGGGCACCGCCCGGGGCCTGTTCCCACCCGAGCTGGCCGGACCGCTGGCCAAGGCCCTGGTGGTGGGGCTGGTGGGTTTTGGGCTTTGGCATAACCGCCACCTGTGGGGGCTCTGGCCAGCAGCGCTGGGGCTGGCCTCCAACGCGCTGGTCATCTTTGCCAACGGAGGGCACATGCCGGTAGACCCCGTAGCGCTACACGAGGCCGGCCTCGAGGCCCGGATTCCCAAGCTGGAATCCCGCTACGACGCGGTCCACACCCTCATGGATGGGTCGAGCCGCCTAGGCTTTCTGGCCGATACCATCCCGGTGCGCCTCCTCGGCTACGCCAACGTGATAAGCCCGGGGGACGTGCTTTTGATGCTGGGCATCGCCCTCACCATCCTGGGGGGTGCGCTGCAGGCCCGGGCTAAGGGTCTATAA